A single window of Mycolicibacterium aurum DNA harbors:
- a CDS encoding class I SAM-dependent methyltransferase, producing MNDSETALPPAAAALFEHAESVTGFMPADEGRALYDTALRYLGDGVGVEIGTYCGKSTVMLGAAAQQSGGLVYTVDHHHGSEEHQVGWEYHDTSMVDPVTGLFDTLPALRHNLDAAGLDDHIVAVVGRSPVVARGWRTPLRLLFIDGGHTEEAANRDFDGWARWVDVGGALIIHDVFPDPADGGQAPYLIYRRALDIGDFTEVRATGSMRVLERVSGQPGTLGA from the coding sequence ATGAATGACTCCGAGACTGCGCTGCCGCCCGCCGCTGCGGCCCTGTTCGAACACGCCGAGAGCGTCACCGGCTTCATGCCTGCCGACGAGGGCCGGGCGCTCTACGACACCGCCCTGCGCTATCTCGGGGACGGAGTCGGCGTCGAGATCGGTACGTACTGCGGCAAATCCACCGTCATGCTGGGCGCCGCCGCACAGCAGTCCGGCGGCCTGGTCTACACCGTCGACCACCATCACGGGTCCGAGGAACATCAGGTCGGCTGGGAGTACCACGACACCTCGATGGTCGACCCCGTCACCGGCCTGTTCGACACGCTCCCGGCGCTTCGCCACAACCTCGATGCCGCCGGCCTCGATGACCACATCGTCGCCGTCGTCGGGCGCTCCCCCGTGGTCGCGCGGGGTTGGCGAACTCCGTTGCGGCTCTTGTTCATCGACGGCGGGCACACCGAGGAGGCGGCCAACCGCGACTTCGACGGCTGGGCCCGGTGGGTCGACGTGGGCGGGGCCCTGATCATTCACGACGTGTTCCCCGATCCCGCCGACGGCGGGCAGGCGCCGTACCTGATCTACCGACGGGCGCTCGACATCGGCGACTTCACCGAAGTCCGGGCGACGGGGTCGATGCGTGTGCTCGAGCGGGTGTCCGGCCAGCCCGGCACTCTCGGCGCCTAG
- a CDS encoding prenyltransferase has product MHDIPGVPGVFTPAQCRQTAESIAATQESTGAIPWSVGGHTDPWDHVESAMALTAAGLLEPARAAFEWSRTTQRPDGTWPIQLRNGVVEDANSDTNFCAYIATGVWHHVLVTGDRRFAEAMWPVVASAIDFVLELQGATGEITWARGPSGDADEALLTGCASIHHSIRCALALADYVGAPQPEWEVAVGRLGHAIAHHPEAFVTKDRWSMEWYYPVLCGALRGPRAQARIDERWDHFVVPGLGIRCVDDRPWVTGAETCELVMALDAIGNRDRAHEQFGAMHHLREEDGSYWTGLVYSDGKRWPVERTTWTGGAVILAADALSGATPGSGIFRGTDLPRGLEGEYDCECATSERRER; this is encoded by the coding sequence ATGCATGACATTCCCGGGGTGCCGGGTGTGTTCACGCCGGCCCAGTGCCGGCAGACGGCAGAGTCGATCGCTGCGACGCAGGAGTCCACGGGCGCCATCCCGTGGTCGGTGGGCGGCCACACCGATCCGTGGGACCATGTCGAGAGTGCGATGGCGCTGACGGCAGCGGGTCTGCTCGAGCCTGCACGCGCGGCCTTCGAATGGTCGCGCACCACGCAGCGGCCCGACGGCACCTGGCCGATCCAGCTGCGCAACGGCGTCGTCGAGGATGCCAACAGCGACACCAACTTCTGCGCCTACATCGCCACCGGCGTCTGGCATCACGTGCTCGTCACCGGCGACCGCAGATTCGCCGAGGCCATGTGGCCCGTCGTCGCCAGTGCCATCGACTTCGTCCTGGAGTTGCAGGGTGCCACCGGCGAAATCACCTGGGCGCGTGGCCCTTCCGGTGACGCCGACGAGGCACTGCTGACCGGTTGCGCCAGCATCCACCACAGCATCCGCTGCGCGTTGGCCCTCGCCGACTACGTGGGCGCTCCGCAGCCCGAATGGGAGGTGGCGGTCGGGCGGCTCGGCCACGCGATCGCGCATCACCCGGAGGCCTTCGTCACCAAGGATCGCTGGTCGATGGAGTGGTACTACCCGGTTCTCTGCGGTGCGCTGCGCGGGCCGCGGGCGCAGGCCCGCATCGACGAACGGTGGGACCACTTCGTCGTCCCCGGACTGGGCATCCGCTGCGTGGACGACAGGCCGTGGGTGACAGGGGCCGAAACCTGCGAATTGGTCATGGCATTGGATGCGATCGGCAACCGCGACCGCGCACACGAGCAGTTCGGGGCCATGCACCACCTGCGTGAGGAGGACGGTTCCTACTGGACGGGGCTGGTCTACTCGGACGGGAAGCGCTGGCCCGTCGAACGAACCACCTGGACCGGTGGCGCCGTCATTCTCGCCGCCGACGCTCTCTCGGGAGCGACGCCGGGAAGCGGAATCTTCCGCGGCACGGATCTGCCGAGAGGCCTTGAGGGCGAATACGACTGCGAGTGCGCCACCAGCGAGCGCCGGGAGCGCTAG
- the msrA gene encoding peptide-methionine (S)-S-oxide reductase MsrA: MSDNKRAVLAGGCFWGMQDLIRKQPGVVSTRVGYTGGQNDHPTYRNHPGHAEAIEIVYDPAQTDYRALLEFFFQIHDPTTKNRQGNDVGTSYRSEIFYVDDDQRQVALDTIADVDASGLWPGKVVTAVSPAPDFWEAEPEHQDYLEHYPNGYTCHFPRPGWKLPKRAEV; encoded by the coding sequence GTGAGCGACAACAAGCGAGCGGTACTGGCGGGTGGGTGCTTCTGGGGCATGCAGGATCTGATCCGCAAGCAGCCGGGGGTGGTGTCCACGCGAGTGGGCTACACCGGCGGCCAGAACGACCACCCCACGTACCGCAATCACCCCGGCCACGCCGAGGCGATCGAGATCGTCTACGACCCCGCGCAGACCGACTACCGGGCGCTGCTGGAGTTCTTCTTCCAGATCCACGACCCGACGACGAAGAATCGCCAGGGCAACGACGTCGGCACCAGCTACCGGTCGGAGATCTTCTACGTCGACGACGACCAGCGGCAGGTCGCGCTGGACACGATCGCCGATGTGGACGCGTCGGGCCTGTGGCCGGGCAAGGTCGTGACCGCCGTCAGTCCCGCACCTGATTTCTGGGAAGCCGAGCCGGAGCACCAGGACTACCTGGAGCACTACCCGAACGGCTACACCTGCCACTTCCCGCGACCCGGCTGGAAGCTGCCCAAGCGCGCCGAAGTCTGA
- a CDS encoding YybH family protein, which produces MTGNTFTRDELVEAFAEFEQTVDRAARTRDWDPWVDQYSDDILYIEHAAGTMRGREEVRPWIWQTMETFPGSYMTSFPSRWRVYDEDTARVICELDNPMRDPGDGTIISATNISIVTYAGDGKWRQQEDIYNPLRFVKATVKWCRKAEELGTLPEVAAEWMAKYGPAK; this is translated from the coding sequence GTGACGGGCAACACTTTCACGCGGGACGAGCTTGTCGAGGCGTTCGCGGAGTTCGAGCAGACGGTCGACCGGGCAGCGCGCACACGCGACTGGGATCCGTGGGTTGACCAGTACAGCGACGACATCCTCTACATCGAGCACGCGGCAGGGACGATGCGCGGCCGCGAGGAGGTGCGACCCTGGATCTGGCAGACCATGGAAACCTTCCCAGGTAGCTACATGACGTCGTTCCCGTCCCGCTGGCGGGTGTACGACGAGGACACCGCCCGGGTGATCTGCGAACTCGACAACCCGATGCGCGACCCGGGCGACGGCACGATCATCAGCGCCACCAACATCTCGATCGTCACCTACGCCGGGGACGGCAAGTGGCGGCAGCAGGAAGACATCTACAACCCGCTGCGGTTCGTCAAAGCCACCGTGAAGTGGTGCAGGAAGGCCGAGGAACTCGGCACGCTGCCCGAGGTGGCCGCCGAATGGATGGCCAAGTACGGACCCGCGAAGTGA
- the msrB gene encoding peptide-methionine (R)-S-oxide reductase MsrB encodes MTRQYNKNPAAVDALSPEQYHVTQKNGTERPFTGEYWDNHEPGIYVDVVSGEPLFASVDKFESGSGWPSFTQPIREPDGTRNVFEKRDFSHLMMRTEVRSTHGDSHLGHVFKDGPRDRGGLRYCINSAALRFVHLDDLEAEGYGQYRGLFTEPAREEQA; translated from the coding sequence ATGACACGGCAATACAACAAGAATCCCGCCGCTGTGGACGCGCTGTCGCCCGAGCAGTATCACGTGACGCAGAAGAACGGCACGGAGCGGCCGTTCACCGGCGAGTACTGGGACAACCACGAGCCGGGCATCTACGTCGACGTGGTCTCCGGGGAGCCGCTGTTCGCGTCGGTCGACAAGTTCGAGAGCGGATCGGGGTGGCCGAGTTTCACCCAGCCCATCCGCGAGCCCGACGGCACCCGGAATGTCTTCGAGAAGCGCGACTTCTCCCACCTGATGATGCGCACCGAGGTGCGCTCGACGCACGGCGACAGCCACCTGGGACACGTCTTCAAGGACGGCCCGCGCGACCGCGGCGGTCTGCGGTACTGCATCAACTCCGCGGCGCTGCGCTTCGTCCACCTCGACGATCTCGAGGCCGAGGGGTACGGGCAGTACCGTGGGTTATTCACTGAGCCGGCCCGAGAGGAGCAAGCGTGA
- a CDS encoding cytochrome P450, translated as MTAVHGSTTPDLVPADVPTVAPPVRLPPRPAIPRFLQAIGFSVSRKWTVAQIVRRYGDTFLMTLPVFGPTVMVTDPALAKQLFMANTDDVGNIQPNLSRVLGSGSVFALDGTDHRRRRKLLTPPFHGKSIKNYEKIFEEETLRESESWPEGREFETLEPMMRITLNVILRAVFGADGAHLDELRRIIPPWVTLGSRLAVLPTPHRTYGPLSPWGKLAAYRRKYDEVIGRLIDAVQSDPNYESRDDVLALLLRSTYEDGSTMSRKDIGDELLTLLAAGHETTAATLGWAFERLSRHPEVLAELVAEADTDGNEYRQATILEIQRSRTVIDFAGRHVYAPTFELGEWVIPQGYSIVVAIGQVHHRVQDFPDPDRFDPQRFVGQRPTTLAHIPFGGGTRRCVGAAFANVEMDVVLRTVLRHFVIEPTTAPGEKMHSRGVAYTPARGGRVVMRRR; from the coding sequence ATGACTGCGGTACACGGTAGTACCACACCCGATCTGGTTCCAGCGGATGTCCCGACGGTGGCCCCGCCGGTGCGTCTTCCTCCCCGCCCCGCCATCCCCAGGTTTCTGCAGGCGATCGGCTTCTCGGTGTCCCGGAAGTGGACCGTCGCCCAGATCGTGCGCCGATACGGCGACACCTTCCTGATGACACTGCCGGTGTTCGGCCCGACCGTCATGGTGACCGATCCAGCGCTGGCCAAGCAGCTGTTCATGGCCAACACCGACGACGTCGGGAACATCCAACCCAACCTGTCCCGCGTACTGGGGTCGGGTTCGGTGTTCGCGCTCGATGGCACCGACCATCGGCGCAGGCGCAAGCTGCTGACACCGCCGTTCCACGGCAAGAGCATCAAGAACTACGAGAAGATCTTCGAAGAGGAGACGCTTCGCGAATCCGAGAGCTGGCCCGAGGGACGGGAATTCGAGACCCTCGAGCCGATGATGCGGATCACGCTCAACGTCATCCTGCGGGCGGTGTTCGGCGCCGACGGAGCCCACCTCGACGAGCTGCGCCGCATCATCCCGCCGTGGGTCACTCTGGGCTCGCGCCTTGCCGTCCTCCCGACCCCGCACCGGACCTACGGCCCTCTCAGCCCGTGGGGCAAGCTGGCTGCATACCGGCGCAAGTACGACGAGGTGATCGGCCGGCTCATCGACGCGGTGCAGTCAGATCCCAACTACGAAAGTCGCGACGACGTCCTGGCGCTGCTGCTGCGCAGCACATACGAGGACGGTTCCACGATGTCGCGCAAGGACATCGGCGACGAGTTGCTGACGCTGCTGGCGGCCGGCCACGAAACCACCGCGGCGACGCTGGGCTGGGCGTTCGAGCGCCTCAGCAGGCACCCCGAGGTGCTGGCCGAGCTGGTCGCAGAAGCCGACACCGACGGCAACGAGTACCGGCAGGCCACGATCCTGGAAATCCAGCGGTCGCGCACCGTCATCGACTTCGCCGGCCGGCACGTCTACGCCCCCACCTTCGAGCTCGGCGAATGGGTCATCCCGCAGGGATATTCGATCGTGGTCGCGATCGGGCAGGTGCACCATCGCGTGCAGGACTTCCCCGATCCGGACCGTTTCGACCCGCAGCGGTTCGTCGGTCAGCGCCCGACCACGCTGGCGCACATCCCGTTCGGCGGGGGCACCCGCCGCTGCGTCGGTGCGGCGTTCGCGAACGTCGAGATGGATGTGGTGCTGCGAACCGTGCTGCGCCACTTCGTGATCGAGCCGACCACCGCCCCGGGAGAGAAGATGCACTCCCGAGGGGTGGCCTACACCCCCGCCCGCGGGGGCCGCGTCGTCATGCGTCGGCGGTAG
- a CDS encoding TetR/AcrR family transcriptional regulator — MTTVTSGPVAISVADRLLDGLAASIVERGYRDTTVADVVRHARTSKRTFYEQFASKEACLIELLRRNNVDLIARITATVDPESDWESQIRQAVRAYVDHIQARPAITLCWIREAPALGAVARPLHRQVMRELTGMLVTLTSSPGFRRAGLEPIAAPIALILLGGLRELTALFVEDGRDMAGIGEPAITAATALLGPR, encoded by the coding sequence GTGACGACGGTGACCTCGGGACCGGTGGCTATTTCGGTGGCCGATCGACTGCTCGACGGCCTCGCGGCGTCGATCGTCGAGCGCGGCTACCGGGACACCACCGTCGCCGACGTGGTCCGCCACGCGCGCACGTCGAAGCGCACCTTCTACGAGCAGTTCGCCAGCAAGGAAGCGTGCCTGATCGAGCTGTTGCGCAGGAACAACGTCGATCTGATCGCGCGGATCACCGCCACCGTCGACCCGGAGTCCGACTGGGAGTCGCAGATCCGGCAGGCGGTGCGCGCCTACGTCGACCACATCCAGGCCAGACCCGCGATCACGCTCTGCTGGATCCGCGAGGCGCCCGCACTCGGTGCGGTGGCACGGCCACTGCACCGGCAGGTCATGCGTGAGCTGACCGGCATGCTGGTGACCCTGACGAGCAGCCCCGGCTTCCGGCGCGCCGGCCTCGAGCCGATCGCCGCGCCGATAGCGCTCATTCTGCTCGGCGGATTACGGGAACTCACCGCGCTTTTCGTGGAGGACGGCCGCGACATGGCCGGCATCGGCGAACCCGCGATCACCGCGGCGACGGCCCTCCTCGGGCCGCGCTGA
- a CDS encoding TetR/AcrR family transcriptional regulator → MSDPALESTRRRLTARQADTVDRLGRAAVDLLRREGFSGLTVRRVAAEAGVGAATAYTYFSSKEHLVAEVFWRRLANSPCADHGSDDPATRVTEVLAHICLLVADEPEFAGAVTTALLGKDPDVEVLRLRIGRDIRDRLSAALGPETDPDVIDALEMLYSGALVRAGMGYASYEEIAAKLEKSARLMLF, encoded by the coding sequence GTGTCCGATCCGGCTCTGGAGTCGACTCGGCGTCGCCTGACGGCCCGACAGGCCGACACGGTGGACCGGTTGGGTCGGGCGGCGGTTGATCTGCTCAGACGGGAAGGCTTCAGCGGCCTGACCGTTCGGCGGGTGGCCGCCGAGGCCGGCGTCGGAGCCGCCACGGCCTACACCTACTTCTCCTCCAAGGAACATCTTGTCGCCGAGGTGTTCTGGCGGCGGCTGGCGAATTCGCCGTGTGCCGACCATGGGTCGGACGACCCCGCCACGCGCGTGACCGAAGTGCTCGCGCACATCTGCCTGCTGGTCGCCGACGAGCCGGAGTTCGCGGGTGCGGTGACGACCGCGCTGCTGGGCAAGGATCCCGACGTGGAGGTGCTGAGGCTGCGCATCGGCCGCGACATCCGCGACCGGTTGTCGGCGGCGTTGGGCCCCGAGACCGACCCCGATGTCATCGACGCGCTGGAGATGCTCTATTCGGGGGCGCTGGTGCGCGCGGGCATGGGCTACGCGTCCTACGAGGAGATCGCCGCGAAGCTGGAGAAGTCGGCCCGGTTGATGCTCTTCTGA
- a CDS encoding NAD-dependent epimerase/dehydratase family protein, with amino-acid sequence MDGQVRTREVTGPETPPVAPETSPVASVLVIGANGYLGSHVTRQLVEGGRDVRVMVRDGANTIGIDDLAVTRFVGDIWNDEVLREAMTGCDVVYYCVVDARGWLRDPAPLFRTNVEGTRNVLDVAVEPAVAQTLRKFVFTSSYVTVGRRRGRVATESDLIVDRGLTPYVRSRVQAENLVMDYARDRGLPAVAMCVSTTYGAGDWGRTPHGAIIAGAAFGKLPFVMGGIELEAVGIDDAARAMVLAAEHGRTGERYLISDKMISNTEVVRIAAEAAGVAAPSRTMPLALSYTLAALGSVKARLTGTDERLSLDSLRLMRAEAPVDCSKAKRELHWQPRPVEESIREAAKFWVSLRAAKRGSTPTG; translated from the coding sequence ATGGATGGCCAAGTACGGACCCGCGAAGTGACCGGCCCGGAAACACCTCCCGTCGCCCCGGAAACATCTCCCGTCGCCTCGGTACTCGTCATCGGCGCCAACGGCTACCTCGGCAGCCACGTCACCCGCCAACTCGTCGAGGGCGGCCGCGACGTCCGGGTGATGGTGCGCGACGGTGCCAACACCATCGGCATCGACGACCTGGCGGTGACACGTTTCGTCGGGGACATCTGGAACGACGAGGTGCTTCGGGAGGCGATGACGGGCTGCGACGTCGTGTACTACTGCGTCGTGGATGCCCGCGGCTGGCTGCGCGACCCGGCGCCACTGTTCCGCACCAACGTCGAGGGCACCCGCAACGTTCTCGACGTGGCGGTGGAACCCGCTGTGGCGCAGACGTTGCGCAAGTTCGTGTTCACCAGCAGCTACGTGACGGTCGGTCGCCGCCGCGGCCGGGTGGCCACCGAGTCCGACCTCATCGTCGACCGCGGACTGACACCATATGTGCGGTCCCGGGTGCAGGCCGAGAACCTGGTCATGGACTACGCCAGGGACCGCGGCCTGCCTGCGGTGGCCATGTGCGTGTCGACCACGTACGGCGCAGGCGATTGGGGGCGCACCCCGCACGGCGCGATCATCGCCGGCGCCGCGTTCGGGAAGCTGCCGTTCGTGATGGGCGGAATCGAACTGGAGGCGGTGGGGATCGACGACGCCGCGCGCGCCATGGTGCTGGCCGCCGAGCACGGCCGGACCGGCGAGCGGTACCTGATCTCGGACAAGATGATCTCGAACACCGAGGTGGTGCGGATCGCCGCCGAGGCCGCCGGGGTGGCCGCGCCGTCTCGGACCATGCCCCTGGCGCTGTCGTACACGCTGGCCGCGCTGGGAAGTGTGAAGGCCAGGCTCACGGGCACCGACGAGCGACTCTCGCTCGATTCACTGCGGTTGATGCGGGCAGAAGCGCCGGTTGATTGCAGCAAGGCGAAGCGCGAATTGCACTGGCAGCCAAGGCCCGTCGAAGAGTCCATTCGTGAGGCGGCGAAGTTCTGGGTCAGTCTGCGGGCAGCCAAGCGCGGGAGCACGCCGACCGGCTGA
- a CDS encoding DUF4262 domain-containing protein, translating to MCWLCDHPTATREDYLGILRTKARQNGWAVQYVESDRSPFAYTVGLHDWGRPELLITGVSPARASRLLGAMAREALRGCALKPGAQLKVTGGPLVEFVTVDHPDVHLCWAVNHAQAPIQALQVVWADGHGRWPWSATFCDGRRRQPVLGVRGRAA from the coding sequence ATGTGTTGGTTGTGCGACCACCCCACCGCCACCCGGGAGGACTACCTGGGGATCTTGCGGACCAAGGCACGGCAGAACGGGTGGGCGGTGCAGTACGTCGAGAGTGACCGATCGCCGTTCGCCTACACGGTCGGCCTCCACGACTGGGGCCGTCCCGAACTGCTGATCACCGGGGTGTCGCCGGCACGGGCGTCGCGACTGCTCGGTGCGATGGCCCGCGAGGCATTGCGTGGTTGCGCGCTGAAACCGGGCGCCCAACTCAAGGTGACCGGGGGCCCGCTGGTGGAGTTCGTGACCGTGGACCATCCCGATGTTCATCTGTGCTGGGCGGTCAACCACGCGCAGGCGCCCATCCAGGCACTGCAGGTGGTGTGGGCCGACGGGCACGGACGCTGGCCGTGGTCGGCGACTTTCTGCGACGGCCGACGCCGCCAACCGGTTCTCGGAGTTCGCGGCCGCGCCGCCTGA